One genomic segment of Cyanobium sp. WAJ14-Wanaka includes these proteins:
- a CDS encoding efflux RND transporter periplasmic adaptor subunit has protein sequence MTPKLQLLLLPFLGSLALAGCSSAPPPRPPLVVQVQTIGDASFSPSIEVISQLASTTDVALRPEVDGRVVKILAKQGQMVKAGQPIIVLDNVQQKAELNSSVAAARKDRVNAERYIFLNEQGAVSTRDRDYYVTQSIQSSDQVRASAATLGYKYVTAPISGVVGDLDSVKLGDYVRQGQAITGIVDNSSLWTLMDVPATQASRVELGQPVELVTQGNPLFKGFGKVVFISPYFGVSGSTSSPNTVLVKAAFPNLSGKLKTGQYVRNRIITGVSTQLSVPVQAVMMQAQQPFVYQIFNLSQVLLKIRTSSQIPLASKEKLEKLPPKTPIVVQMPVRLGTLEKNRYPLISGLKAGDRVVVSNTALLRSGMPVSIANGSN, from the coding sequence GTGACCCCCAAATTGCAGTTGCTGTTGCTGCCTTTTTTGGGTTCCCTGGCCTTGGCTGGCTGCTCGTCTGCGCCCCCACCTAGGCCGCCGCTGGTGGTGCAGGTGCAAACCATTGGGGATGCCAGCTTCAGCCCGAGTATTGAGGTGATTAGCCAGCTGGCTTCCACCACCGATGTGGCTTTGAGGCCCGAAGTTGATGGGCGAGTGGTAAAGATACTGGCGAAGCAGGGTCAAATGGTTAAGGCCGGTCAGCCGATAATTGTTTTAGATAATGTTCAACAAAAAGCAGAGCTAAATTCTAGTGTTGCTGCTGCCCGCAAAGACAGAGTTAATGCTGAGCGATATATCTTTCTAAATGAGCAGGGCGCAGTTTCCACCCGCGATCGGGATTACTACGTTACCCAGTCGATTCAAAGTAGCGACCAGGTGCGTGCCAGCGCAGCCACCTTGGGCTACAAGTACGTCACGGCCCCCATTAGTGGCGTAGTTGGTGATCTTGATTCGGTCAAGCTGGGGGACTATGTGCGCCAGGGCCAGGCAATTACGGGGATTGTTGATAACTCTTCTCTATGGACCTTGATGGACGTGCCGGCCACCCAGGCCTCTCGGGTTGAATTGGGCCAGCCGGTTGAGCTGGTTACGCAGGGAAATCCTCTCTTTAAGGGATTCGGTAAGGTGGTTTTCATATCTCCCTATTTTGGCGTTAGCGGTAGTACTTCTTCTCCAAACACGGTTTTGGTAAAAGCTGCTTTCCCTAACCTCTCCGGCAAGCTTAAAACTGGGCAATACGTACGTAATCGCATAATTACCGGGGTAAGTACCCAGCTCTCGGTGCCGGTGCAGGCTGTGATGATGCAGGCCCAGCAACCTTTTGTTTATCAAATTTTTAATCTTAGTCAGGTACTTCTCAAGATTCGAACCTCTAGCCAGATACCTTTGGCAAGTAAGGAAAAATTGGAAAAGCTTCCTCCTAAAACCCCGATCGTGGTGCAAATGCCTGTTCGCTTGGGAACCCTGGAAAAGAACCGCTATCCCTTGATTTCCGGGCTCAAGGCTGGTGATCGAGTGGTGGTTAGTAACACTGCCCTGCTGCGCTCCGGGATGCCTGTATCCATAGCCAATGGAAGTAACTGA
- a CDS encoding phosphoadenylyl-sulfate reductase, with protein MVSVPAPRYPSDCQGRQIDLEEARTRLEPLGAQERLVWAQATFGDGFALTTSFGIQAAVLLHMVSGLAQTSGKQVQVIWVDTGYLPPETYQYAEQLCQQLELKLYVAQAVMSPARMEALHGRLWQTETVEDLNIYHRIRKVDPLDQALDALAVTCWASGVRGRQTDHRNAMQVLDPVRERWSLRPLLSWSKRDVFYYMQENGLPQHPLFEQGYSTVGDWHSSAPDGAELSGRATRFGGLKQECGIHLPGVMGEGI; from the coding sequence ATGGTGTCTGTTCCAGCCCCCAGATATCCCTCTGATTGCCAAGGTCGGCAGATCGATCTGGAGGAGGCACGCACCCGGCTGGAACCCCTGGGCGCCCAGGAGCGCCTGGTCTGGGCCCAGGCCACCTTTGGCGATGGCTTTGCCCTCACCACCAGCTTTGGCATCCAGGCGGCTGTGTTGCTGCATATGGTCAGCGGCCTGGCGCAGACATCCGGCAAGCAAGTACAGGTGATCTGGGTTGACACCGGCTATCTGCCACCCGAGACCTACCAATACGCCGAGCAGCTTTGCCAGCAGCTGGAGCTGAAGTTGTATGTGGCCCAGGCCGTGATGAGCCCAGCCCGGATGGAGGCCCTGCATGGTCGGCTCTGGCAAACCGAAACCGTGGAGGATCTCAACATCTATCACCGCATTCGCAAGGTTGACCCCCTAGATCAGGCCCTCGACGCCCTGGCAGTTACCTGTTGGGCGAGTGGCGTGCGTGGCCGCCAAACCGATCACCGCAATGCGATGCAGGTTCTGGATCCGGTGCGAGAGCGCTGGTCGCTGCGGCCCCTGCTGAGCTGGAGCAAGCGGGATGTTTTCTATTACATGCAGGAAAATGGCCTGCCCCAGCACCCCCTGTTTGAGCAGGGTTACTCCACCGTGGGTGATTGGCATTCCAGTGCGCCCGATGGCGCGGAGCTCAGTGGCAGGGCGACCCGTTTTGGTGGCCTTAAACAGGAATGCGGGATTCACTTGCCCGGTGTGATGGGCGAAGGAATCTGA
- the bcp gene encoding thioredoxin-dependent thiol peroxidase: MTLKIGDPAPDFSLPNQEGSPVSLKDLRGQRVVIYFYPKDDTPGCTKEACNFRDQWAIFQQQGIQVLGISKDGAASHGKFVVKYNLPFTLLTDAEPCPVAEAYESYGLKKFMGREYMGMMRHTFVVDAEGKLELIYLKVKAEEMADQIIGDLGLA, encoded by the coding sequence ATGACCCTAAAAATCGGTGATCCGGCACCCGATTTCAGCCTGCCCAACCAGGAAGGCAGCCCTGTCAGCCTCAAGGACCTCCGGGGCCAGAGGGTGGTGATTTATTTCTATCCCAAGGACGACACCCCCGGCTGCACCAAGGAAGCCTGCAATTTCCGGGACCAGTGGGCGATCTTCCAACAGCAGGGCATCCAGGTGCTGGGCATCAGCAAGGACGGGGCCGCCAGCCACGGCAAATTTGTGGTCAAATACAACCTCCCCTTCACCCTGCTCACTGACGCCGAGCCCTGCCCGGTGGCCGAGGCCTACGAAAGCTATGGGCTCAAAAAATTCATGGGCCGCGAATACATGGGCATGATGCGCCACACCTTTGTGGTGGATGCCGAGGGCAAGCTTGAGCTGATCTACCTGAAGGTGAAGGCCGAAGAAATGGCCGACCAAATCATCGGCGATCTGGGCCTGGCCTAA
- a CDS encoding NAD(P)/FAD-dependent oxidoreductase: MTAAPVVIVGGGFGGLYTALALAARRGHPPILLIEPNERFLFLPLLYELLSGEVQSWEIAPRYDTLLAGKGVAWLKDRVSRIDGNLHTVETASGQKLPYSRLVIATGARVNSFGIPGVEEHCLGFRSLADVEQLQALVAQLRRTQRPLQRLAVVGAGASGVELACKLADSLAGSAAVELIEQGETLLTAAKSFNREQANLALVRKDVRLRLRTQVVGVAAGQLSLQTSAAGQAGGAAGPLSIEKLAVNGVIWTAGLKFEAPSIEPPAATDRRGRLLCQADLQLLGHPNLFALGDIAQVEGDEPLAATAQVAFQQAENLAANLPKSLAGEALEPFQYNDLGEMMSLGEGDAALTGAGLTLAGPAAFQLRRLAYLSRLPSKGHQLRVATGWLSNTSWLSSLNWLAKS; encoded by the coding sequence ATGACAGCCGCACCGGTGGTGATTGTGGGCGGTGGCTTCGGGGGGCTTTACACGGCCTTGGCCCTGGCAGCCCGCCGCGGCCATCCCCCAATCCTGCTGATTGAACCCAACGAGCGTTTTCTGTTTTTACCCCTGCTCTACGAACTGCTGAGCGGCGAGGTCCAGAGCTGGGAAATAGCCCCCCGCTACGACACCCTGCTGGCCGGCAAGGGGGTGGCCTGGCTCAAGGACCGGGTCAGTCGGATCGATGGCAATCTGCACACAGTGGAGACAGCCTCGGGGCAAAAACTGCCCTACAGCCGCTTGGTGATTGCCACCGGAGCCCGGGTCAACAGCTTTGGCATTCCCGGCGTGGAAGAGCATTGTTTGGGCTTCCGCAGCCTGGCGGATGTGGAGCAGCTCCAGGCCCTAGTGGCCCAGCTGCGGCGGACTCAAAGGCCCCTCCAGCGGCTGGCGGTGGTGGGAGCCGGCGCCAGCGGCGTGGAATTGGCCTGCAAATTGGCCGACAGCCTGGCGGGCAGTGCCGCAGTGGAACTAATTGAGCAAGGTGAAACCTTGCTAACTGCGGCCAAATCCTTCAATCGAGAACAGGCCAACTTGGCCCTAGTGCGCAAAGACGTGCGCCTGCGCCTACGCACCCAGGTGGTGGGTGTGGCCGCAGGCCAGCTCAGCCTGCAAACCAGTGCAGCGGGGCAGGCAGGTGGCGCGGCAGGGCCGCTCTCCATTGAGAAACTGGCCGTAAACGGGGTGATCTGGACCGCCGGCCTCAAATTTGAGGCGCCCAGCATCGAGCCTCCGGCCGCCACAGATCGGAGGGGCCGCCTGCTTTGCCAGGCCGACCTCCAACTGCTGGGCCATCCGAATCTTTTTGCCCTGGGAGATATCGCCCAGGTGGAGGGGGATGAGCCCTTGGCTGCCACCGCCCAGGTGGCTTTCCAACAGGCAGAAAACCTGGCCGCAAATCTGCCAAAGTCGTTGGCGGGCGAAGCCCTAGAGCCTTTTCAATACAACGATCTCGGCGAAATGATGAGCCTCGGCGAAGGCGATGCTGCCCTCACCGGCGCAGGGCTCACCCTGGCCGGGCCGGCGGCCTTCCAATTGCGCCGGCTGGCCTACCTCTCCCGCCTACCCAGCAAGGGCCACCAACTCAGGGTGGCCACAGGCTGGCTGAGCAACACCAGCTGGCTGAGCAGTCTCAATTGGTTGGCCAAAAGCTGA
- a CDS encoding efflux RND transporter periplasmic adaptor subunit, with the protein MAALLTPVAPLRQLAAPCLLMAALTLGACQSSDPAAKRLPTVQAQPVALTRFSDLVDTISTLEAAQEVQLAAQASGRILQLLVRQGDAVRQGQLLLVLDQTQLRAEVASLRGQMQTSKLNYERYAYLVKQGAASSLQRDEARQSYIAAREALTARQADLAFRQLRAPISGTVADLVVKAGDVIQAGSPLTKMVGSGRLLARIDVPAIYADRLKPGLTVRLLDPINQRPIEVGVVNSVDPGVNVGSQSLLVKASFANGNPSLRNGLRLRTQLELGSYGALAVPFTAVSQMAGQSFVYVLGSRADLERRPGRGRPEATASLPPGSQFALQTPVQLGPLQGTSYPVIRGLQPGQRVVSAGLLNLRHGSAVKVGRVR; encoded by the coding sequence ATGGCTGCCCTCCTTACTCCCGTGGCCCCATTACGCCAGCTCGCTGCGCCATGTTTGCTTATGGCGGCCCTTACTTTGGGCGCCTGCCAATCGTCGGATCCCGCTGCCAAACGCTTGCCGACCGTGCAGGCCCAGCCGGTGGCCCTGACCCGATTCAGCGACCTGGTCGACACAATCAGCACCCTGGAGGCGGCCCAGGAGGTGCAATTGGCGGCCCAGGCCAGCGGCCGGATTTTGCAGTTGCTTGTTCGCCAGGGGGATGCGGTTCGCCAGGGCCAGTTGTTGCTGGTGCTCGACCAGACCCAGCTGCGGGCTGAGGTGGCCAGCCTGCGCGGCCAGATGCAAACCAGCAAGCTCAATTACGAGCGCTACGCCTATCTGGTTAAGCAGGGTGCGGCCAGTTCCCTGCAGAGAGACGAGGCCCGCCAGTCGTACATAGCCGCCCGTGAAGCGCTCACTGCTCGCCAGGCGGATCTCGCCTTCAGGCAGCTGCGTGCCCCCATCAGTGGCACGGTGGCTGACCTTGTGGTCAAGGCCGGCGACGTGATTCAGGCGGGTAGCCCCCTGACCAAGATGGTGGGCAGCGGCCGCCTCCTGGCCCGCATCGATGTGCCGGCGATCTACGCCGATCGGCTGAAGCCAGGACTAACGGTGCGACTGCTTGATCCGATCAACCAGCGCCCGATTGAGGTTGGGGTGGTTAATTCTGTGGATCCTGGGGTCAACGTGGGCAGCCAATCGCTGCTGGTCAAGGCCTCCTTTGCCAATGGCAACCCTTCCCTGCGCAACGGTCTGCGGCTGCGCACCCAGCTGGAACTGGGCAGCTACGGGGCCCTGGCCGTGCCATTTACGGCGGTAAGTCAAATGGCTGGTCAGAGCTTTGTTTATGTGCTGGGTAGCCGCGCCGATTTGGAGCGGCGCCCTGGCCGTGGCAGGCCTGAGGCGACGGCTTCCCTGCCACCCGGCAGCCAATTCGCACTTCAAACCCCCGTGCAGTTGGGCCCGTTGCAGGGCACTTCCTATCCGGTGATCCGGGGCCTGCAACCAGGTCAACGGGTGGTCAGCGCCGGCCTATTGAATTTGCGGCATGGCTCCGCTGTCAAAGTCGGCCGGGTCCGTTAG
- a CDS encoding AAA family ATPase, whose amino-acid sequence MSDLFGHQREVTLAKVAPLADRLRPKTLDDFVGQEGILGEGRLLRRAISADRVGNLILHGPPGVGKTTLARIIAGTSRAHFSSLNAVLAGVKDLRLEVDAAKERLERHGLRTTLFIDEVHRFNSVQQDALLPWVENGTLTLIGATTENPFFEVNKALVSRSRLFRLQPLERPHLLQLLQRAIRDPEVGYGNRAVVISEEAAAHLLDVAGGDARSLLNALELAVETTTPDSEGVIAIDLAIAEESIQQRAVLYDKQGDAHFDTISAFIKSLRGSDPDAALFWLARMVEAGENPRFIFRRMLISAGEDIGLADPQAIVVVEACAAAFERVGLPEGLYPLAQATLYLAGAEKSNSLLGFFDALKSVKATSKQQVPAHLRDANRDGQAFGDGVGYRYPHAYAEHWVAQQYLPKGLQGEVFWQPGQLGWEGQQRQRLQQRRAAQLAAAAETAADQGDVLSSGPADPHLERWLQRQAAAEGQRLDLLRRRLWQGAQWQRHDRVLILEAQSLLWALDPMEATPEGQVVITVGDSACQERLGAQLQLLDSLRRPEVLVCPYDDPASLARQLDQNNTDPKQPRFEWIAARQPWRQLGQDPLGQDQLVAWLASLQAQIVPKGQWRLLFSHPQIGPAAGLLALERESGQSKSGQAKSRQALEELARHEGAMLQAAQAPHLRAAEWLRKRGWQVSEQGWQESLKLEIGQGHLQRWLAPGSSYRSQMEAFLGSEIPSQQLKQLEAGLGARLQQTIPQQLNHTLLIAN is encoded by the coding sequence TTGAGCGACCTCTTTGGGCACCAACGCGAAGTCACCTTGGCCAAGGTCGCCCCCCTGGCCGATCGCTTGCGCCCCAAAACCCTCGACGACTTCGTTGGCCAGGAGGGGATCCTGGGGGAGGGGCGCCTGCTGCGCCGGGCAATAAGCGCCGATCGGGTCGGCAACCTGATCCTGCATGGCCCGCCGGGGGTGGGCAAAACCACCCTGGCCAGGATCATCGCCGGCACCAGTCGGGCCCATTTCAGCAGCCTCAACGCCGTACTTGCGGGAGTGAAGGATCTACGCCTGGAGGTGGATGCGGCCAAGGAGCGGTTGGAGCGCCATGGCCTGCGCACCACCCTTTTCATCGATGAGGTGCACAGGTTCAACAGTGTCCAACAGGACGCCCTCCTCCCCTGGGTGGAGAACGGCACCCTCACCCTGATCGGCGCCACCACTGAAAATCCTTTTTTCGAGGTCAACAAGGCGTTAGTGAGTCGCTCACGCCTATTTCGGCTCCAACCCCTCGAGCGCCCCCACCTGCTGCAGTTGCTGCAGCGGGCCATCCGGGACCCGGAAGTGGGTTACGGCAACAGGGCAGTGGTGATTAGCGAAGAGGCCGCAGCCCACCTGCTGGATGTGGCCGGTGGCGATGCCCGCAGCCTGTTAAACGCCCTGGAATTGGCCGTGGAGACCACCACCCCAGACAGCGAAGGGGTGATTGCAATTGATTTGGCCATCGCTGAGGAATCGATCCAGCAGCGGGCCGTTCTCTACGACAAACAGGGCGACGCCCACTTCGACACGATCAGCGCCTTCATCAAATCCCTGCGCGGCAGTGATCCCGATGCCGCCCTCTTCTGGTTAGCTCGCATGGTGGAGGCGGGTGAAAATCCCCGCTTCATCTTTCGGCGCATGCTGATCTCCGCCGGCGAAGACATCGGCCTGGCCGATCCCCAGGCGATTGTGGTGGTGGAAGCCTGCGCCGCGGCCTTTGAGCGGGTGGGTCTGCCTGAGGGCCTCTACCCCCTGGCCCAAGCAACGCTTTACCTTGCCGGCGCAGAAAAAAGCAACAGCCTGCTGGGCTTTTTTGATGCCCTCAAGAGCGTCAAGGCCACCTCCAAACAGCAGGTGCCAGCCCACCTGCGGGATGCCAATCGCGATGGCCAGGCCTTCGGCGATGGGGTGGGCTACCGCTACCCCCATGCCTACGCCGAGCACTGGGTGGCCCAGCAATACCTTCCCAAGGGCCTGCAGGGGGAGGTTTTCTGGCAGCCGGGCCAGCTGGGATGGGAAGGCCAGCAACGCCAGCGCCTTCAACAGCGTCGTGCCGCCCAGTTGGCTGCGGCCGCCGAAACTGCCGCCGACCAGGGCGATGTGCTGAGTAGCGGCCCGGCCGACCCCCATTTGGAGCGCTGGCTCCAACGCCAGGCCGCCGCCGAGGGCCAGCGCCTGGACCTACTGCGCCGCCGGCTTTGGCAGGGAGCCCAATGGCAACGCCACGATCGGGTGTTGATCCTGGAAGCCCAGTCGTTGCTGTGGGCCCTTGATCCGATGGAAGCCACGCCGGAGGGGCAGGTGGTGATCACTGTTGGCGATAGCGCCTGCCAGGAGCGCCTAGGGGCCCAACTACAACTGCTCGACAGCCTGCGCAGGCCCGAGGTGCTGGTCTGCCCTTACGACGACCCTGCCAGCCTGGCCCGCCAACTTGACCAGAACAACACCGACCCAAAGCAGCCTCGCTTTGAGTGGATTGCGGCCCGCCAGCCCTGGCGCCAACTGGGACAAGACCCCCTGGGACAAGACCAACTAGTTGCCTGGCTGGCAAGCCTGCAGGCCCAGATCGTGCCCAAGGGCCAATGGCGCCTGCTTTTCAGCCACCCCCAGATCGGACCCGCTGCCGGCCTGCTGGCCCTGGAAAGGGAATCGGGCCAATCAAAATCAGGACAGGCCAAATCAAGACAGGCCCTAGAAGAGCTGGCCCGCCATGAGGGGGCCATGTTGCAGGCAGCCCAGGCCCCCCATCTCCGCGCCGCCGAATGGTTGCGCAAAAGGGGCTGGCAGGTCAGTGAGCAGGGCTGGCAGGAAAGCCTCAAGCTGGAGATCGGCCAAGGGCACCTGCAGCGCTGGCTTGCCCCCGGCAGCTCCTATCGCAGCCAAATGGAGGCCTTCCTCGGGTCAGAGATTCCCAGCCAGCAGCTCAAGCAACTGGAAGCGGGCCTGGGCGCCAGGCTTCAGCAAACGATCCCCCAACAGCTAAACCACACCCTGCTGATTGCTAACTAG
- a CDS encoding type III pantothenate kinase, protein MATGAGRWLLIGNSRWHWALGRPGDLRCGHGAPEAPLDPLVAWAAVGPVPDQIQGQALDLDPALRLRLEDVPLGQAPPWLGVDRALVGWQAWRQSPGRPVLVADAGTALSLTRVGADGNFAGGRLQAGAQLQWRSLAAATDQLPLVNAEPALNLLDPESSWPRSTEPALRAGVLWGMAAAISAAAIEAAASQARLGQLELQLWLTGGDGAELEPLVRSLLGETLAPNLPLAAGLRLAPNLALEALAALRPGPDRR, encoded by the coding sequence GTGGCTACGGGCGCCGGGCGCTGGCTACTAATAGGTAACAGTCGCTGGCATTGGGCGCTAGGTAGGCCCGGCGACCTGCGCTGTGGCCATGGAGCTCCTGAAGCACCGCTGGATCCCTTGGTGGCCTGGGCCGCCGTGGGCCCTGTTCCAGATCAAATCCAGGGCCAAGCGCTCGATCTGGATCCGGCCCTGCGGCTCAGGCTTGAAGACGTGCCCCTGGGCCAGGCACCGCCCTGGCTTGGGGTGGATAGGGCCCTGGTGGGCTGGCAGGCCTGGCGCCAAAGCCCAGGCCGGCCGGTGTTAGTGGCTGATGCGGGCACGGCCCTGAGCCTCACGCGGGTTGGAGCCGACGGCAACTTTGCGGGCGGCAGGCTTCAGGCCGGTGCCCAGCTGCAGTGGCGCAGTTTGGCGGCGGCCACAGATCAGTTGCCCCTGGTCAATGCTGAACCGGCCCTGAACTTGCTGGATCCCGAGTCGAGCTGGCCCCGATCGACGGAGCCCGCACTCCGAGCTGGTGTGCTCTGGGGCATGGCCGCGGCGATTTCGGCGGCAGCCATAGAGGCGGCAGCCAGCCAGGCCAGGCTTGGCCAGCTCGAACTGCAGCTTTGGCTAACGGGGGGCGACGGGGCTGAGTTGGAGCCCCTGGTTCGATCTTTGCTGGGTGAAACCCTGGCACCTAATTTGCCCCTGGCAGCTGGCCTCAGGCTGGCCCCCAACCTGGCCCTAGAGGCCCTTGCTGCCCTTAGGCCAGGCCCAGATCGCCGATGA
- a CDS encoding HAD-IA family hydrolase: MGPRPVAGLLLDAMGTLIGLRQSVGSTYAALAERHGIQVDAAAIDRVFPQVYGAAPPLAFPGLGSEELAAAELAWWGDRIEEALGQPVSGELKRELFEHFGEPEQWRTYPEVASQLEKWKGRGLKLAVVSNFDQRLHRLLEGLGLSQWLDAVVISSAAGAAKPDPAPLQQALKLLDLAADQVWHVGDSAADQAAAAAAGIRCVLVKRP; this comes from the coding sequence ATGGGCCCACGCCCTGTCGCCGGCCTTCTGCTCGACGCCATGGGCACCTTGATCGGGCTGCGCCAGTCGGTTGGCAGCACCTATGCGGCGCTGGCTGAACGCCATGGCATCCAGGTGGATGCTGCCGCCATCGACCGGGTTTTCCCCCAGGTTTATGGGGCCGCACCTCCCTTGGCCTTTCCAGGCCTCGGCAGCGAAGAACTGGCGGCGGCGGAACTGGCCTGGTGGGGCGATCGCATTGAAGAAGCCCTAGGCCAGCCGGTCAGCGGCGAATTGAAACGGGAGCTGTTTGAGCATTTTGGCGAACCCGAGCAATGGCGGACCTATCCCGAGGTGGCAAGCCAATTGGAGAAATGGAAGGGCCGGGGCTTGAAATTGGCCGTTGTCAGCAATTTCGACCAGCGTCTCCATCGCCTACTCGAGGGCCTGGGCCTTAGCCAGTGGTTGGATGCGGTGGTGATCTCCAGTGCGGCAGGCGCCGCCAAGCCCGATCCGGCGCCCCTCCAGCAAGCCCTCAAACTTCTTGATCTGGCGGCCGACCAGGTGTGGCACGTGGGCGATAGTGCCGCCGACCAAGCCGCGGCAGCTGCTGCTGGCATTCGCTGTGTGCTGGTAAAACGCCCTTGA
- a CDS encoding 4'-phosphopantetheinyl transferase superfamily protein, which produces MEALRRPILEPGPRLWLQPLGEVDAAILSSQELAWGGRLAPPGQRRYWQSRAAVRQQLAPLLGCDPAQVPLHSPPGEAPQLLEGCGWVSLSHSGDGLLIGYCPEPIGVDLERADRRLDAVALLERFYPKEEAAQLRGLGGDALRLAVLTSWVAKEAAIKWRRRSLAEELAHWCFDHRQCQLHHRVEGLTLSPRMGLQNGWLWAAVTPALAPILGP; this is translated from the coding sequence TTGGAAGCGTTGCGGCGACCGATCCTGGAGCCTGGGCCGAGGTTGTGGCTCCAACCCCTTGGGGAGGTGGATGCGGCGATTCTCTCCAGCCAGGAATTGGCCTGGGGTGGTCGATTGGCCCCGCCCGGCCAGCGGCGCTATTGGCAGAGCCGTGCGGCCGTCCGCCAGCAGCTAGCTCCTCTGTTGGGATGCGATCCCGCCCAGGTGCCCCTGCACAGCCCCCCCGGTGAGGCGCCCCAGCTCCTGGAGGGCTGCGGTTGGGTGAGCTTGAGCCACAGCGGCGATGGGCTTTTGATTGGCTATTGCCCCGAGCCGATTGGTGTGGACCTCGAGCGGGCCGACCGCCGCCTCGATGCGGTGGCCCTGTTGGAGAGGTTCTATCCAAAAGAGGAGGCTGCCCAGCTGCGGGGGCTGGGGGGGGATGCGCTGCGGTTGGCGGTATTGACCAGTTGGGTAGCCAAGGAGGCGGCGATTAAGTGGCGGCGCCGTTCCCTGGCAGAGGAGCTGGCCCATTGGTGTTTTGATCACCGGCAATGCCAGCTCCATCACCGAGTTGAGGGCCTGACCCTGAGTCCGCGCATGGGACTGCAAAACGGCTGGCTCTGGGCGGCGGTGACGCCAGCCCTGGCCCCTATCCTTGGCCCCTAA